One segment of Papaver somniferum cultivar HN1 unplaced genomic scaffold, ASM357369v1 unplaced-scaffold_137, whole genome shotgun sequence DNA contains the following:
- the LOC113334697 gene encoding alpha-terpineol synthase, chloroplastic-like, which translates to MCHHQPLPMNEIKFHINRFHSATNMMSHYHQPLSQPFKDQQRSIHLITQCNSTSTNRHENYHLCTSTSNDYNPEARRSANYQPSLWDYDFIQSLKSQYTEEQYTERAEKLKEGVRHMFKESHEWPLLSLLKLVDVIQRLTNIDHHFFDEIKVALDTIVSTEDMDICGDLYTIALRFRLLRQHGYEVSQDVFLSFGDKLKRGDLKHVEKLETEDVTGMLSLYEASFFASEGEDILDEAQQLTVRHLNKFISTTNPHSMISKQVRHALELPLQWRAPRYETSWFLSIYAHTSTAEEMDPLLFEFAKLDFNMVSKAPT; encoded by the exons ATGTGTCATCATCAGCCTTTGCCTATGAATGAAATCAAATTTCATATTAATCGATTTCACAGTGCAACTAATATGATGTCTCATTATCATCAACCTCTAAGCCAACCATTCAAAGATCAACAACGATCTATCCATCTAATTACCCAGTGTAATTCAACAAGTACTAATCGTCACGAAAATTATCATCTTTGTACTTCAACGAGCAATGATTATAATCCGGAAGCAAGGCGGAGTGCAAACTACCAACCTAGTCTGTGGGATTACGATTTTATCCAATCTCTCAAGAGCCAGTATACGGAAGAACAGTATACTGAACGAGCTGAAAAGTTGAAAGAAGGTGTTAGGCATATGTTTAAAGAATCCCATGAATGGCCGCTACTATCTTTGCTGAAGCTTGTTGATGTTATTCAAAG ATTAACCAACATTGATCACCATTTCTTTGATGAGATAAAAGTTGCTCTTGATACTATAGTTTCCACCGAGGACATGGATATCTGTGGAGATCTTTATACAATTGCTCTAAGATTTAGACTCCTAAGACAACATGGATATGAAGTTTCTCAAG ATGTTTTTTTAAGCTTTGGGGATAAATTGAAAAGAGGTGATTTGAAGCATGTAGAAAAACTTGAAACCGAAGATGTTACGGGAATGTTGAGTCTCTATGAAGCCTCATTCTTTGCCTCTGAAGGGGAAGATATTTTGGATGAAGCTCAACAATTAACTGTgaggcatctaaataagtttatAAGCACGACAAATCCACACTCGATGATCAGCAAACAAGTAAGGCATGCGTTGGAACTTCCTCTGCAATGGAGAGCGCCAAGATATGAGACTAGTTGGTTCTTATCCATTTATGCTCACACCAGTACGGCAGAAGAAATGGATCCTTTATTATTTGAGTTTGCCAAGTTAGATTTTAACATGGTCAGCAAAGCACCAACATGA
- the LOC113334700 gene encoding F-box/kelch-repeat protein At1g23390-like, which yields MQLFPVCGILHVVNHAWLIVHMQNRRNLSSVVTRAYDPGSNVWIEFRWPSTTTYTSSLRSSHSTTLYMVTASKFSFSTDPLHETWHEAVAPQIWRIDPTVAIVGSYVIVAGGAYDFEEDPLPVELYDMASPCWAECQALHVVLRNSAAASWLSVDVLDQKMYILDKQSGNLCWFDPNTKIWSHTCGTLTLRPDPSIYFSFFAFAGEPLLLVGLMGDPENAKSLGIWEVNYDGFDCEEI from the exons ATGCAGTTATTTCCTGTCTGCGGAATCCTTCACGTGGTAAACCATGCATGGCTCATTGTACACATGCAAAACCGAAGGAATCTGTCTTCAGTTGTGACTCGTGCCTATGATCCTGGTTCAAATGTGTGGATTGAGTTTAGGTGGCCGTCAACGACCACTTACACATCCTCACTTCGGTCATCTCATTCCACTACACTTTACATGGTAACGGCTTCCAAATTCAGTTTCTCGACAGACCCACTTCATGAAACATGGCATGAAGCTGTCGCACCACAGATTTGGAGGATCGATCCAACAGTTGCAATTGTTGGATCATATGTTATTGTTGCTGGCGGCGCTTATGATTTTGAGGAGGATCCCCTGCCTGTTGAGCTTTATGATATGGCATCTCCATGTTGGGCTGAGTGTCAAGCCTTACATGTTGTCTTGAGGAATTCTGCTGCTGCCTCTTGGCTATCCGTTGATGTGTTAGACCAAAAAATGT ACATACTTGATAAACAATCTGGTAACTTATGCTGGTTCGACCCAAATACAAAGATATGGAGCCATACTTGTGGCACACTAACTCTGCGTCCAGAcccttccatttatttctcaTTTTTTGCCTTTGCTGGTGAACCTTTGCTTTTAGTTGGGCTAATGGGTGATCCAGAGAATGCTAAAAGCCTAGGAATTTGGGAAGTGAATTACGATGGTTTTGACTGTGAAGAGATATGA
- the LOC113334738 gene encoding cytochrome P450 71B35-like: protein MEILPCNPIFLLLPLLFPFLYFLIPLRTRKDDQYQNQLPPCPPKLPLIGNLHQLGTPIHQVLDKLSKIYGPVMLLQLGRVSTLIISSAEAAEQVLKTYDLDFCSRPSLVGHKRLSYNHLDIASGPYGEYCREIRKICVLELFSTKSVQSFKAVRGEEIDVLIDSISSSSNTNIPIDVFQKLLSFTHRTICRVAFGSKTGDHGRNQLVNGRLMEILYEVMVVLSGFSGSDFFPKVGWIFDRITGSHGITEKCFHDLYKKFQQIVDEHLDPERLKPDHDDIIDVLLKLEDQTSTIRLTNEHIKAILMNVFLAGVDAPASTMNWAMTELAKNPEAMKKVQEEIRNHVG from the exons ATGGAGATACTTCCTTGTAATCCTATTTTTCTCCTTCTTCCTCTGCTTTTCCCATTTCTATATTTTCTCATTCCATTAAGAACCAGAAAGGATGACCAGTATCAAAACCAACTTCCACCATGTCCTCCTAAGCTTCCGCTCATTGGTAACTTACATCAACTTGGAACACCGATTCATCAAGTACTAGACAAACTATCTAAAATATATGGTCCAGTCATGCTTCTACAACTTGGTCGGGTATCAACACTCATAATCTCCTCCGCCGAAGCTGCCGAACAAGTCTTGAAAACGTACGATCTTGATTTTTGTTCTAGACCTTCACTTGTTGGACATAAACGTTTATCGTACAATCACTTAGATATTGCTTCTGGACCTTATGGGGAGTATTGTAGAGAGATTCGGAAAATATGCGTACTTGAACTTTTCAGTACAAAAAGTGTGCAGTCTTTTAAGGCAGTCAGGGGAGAGGAGATTGATGTGCTGATTGATTCCATATCATCTTCTTCAAATACTAATATTCCCATTGATGTTTTCCAAAAGTTACTAAGCTTTACACATAGAACGATTTGTAGGGTTGCTTTTGGGAGTAAGACTGGTGATCATGGTAGGAATCAACTGGTCAATGGCAGGCTTATGGAAATCCTTTACGAGGTCATGGTTGTTTTAAGTGGTTTCTCTGGGTCCGATTTTTTCCCCAAGGTAGGTTGGATTTTCGATAGGATTACTGGAAGCCATGGTATAACTGAAAAATGCTTTCATGATTTGTATAAAAAATTTCAACAAATTGTAGACGAACATCTGGACCCGGAGAGACTCAAACCAGACCATGACGATATAATAGACGTTCTGCTGAAACTAGAGGACCAGACGAGTACAATTCGTCTTACGAATGAACATATCAAAGCAATTCTTATG AATGTATTTCTTGCTGGAGTAGACGCACCAGCTTCAACAATGAATTGGGCAATGACAGAACTGGCTAAAAATCCGGAAGCAATGAAGAAAGTTCAAGAAGAGATTAGAAACCATGTGGGATAA
- the LOC113334698 gene encoding patatin-like protein 2, which yields MDMDKVEDFASHNDRLPPSKLITILCIDGGGVRGIIPSTILGFLEAKLQELDGPDSRIADYFDIISGTSTGGLVTAMLTAPNAQNRPLFAAKEIPQFYLDHCSRIFPQSNRGIFDNAKKWIHDMVGGPKYDGEYLHGLLKELLGETRLHQTLTTVAIPTYDLKRKHSCIFTTEKAKTSLIEDPLLSDVCIGTSAAPTYLPPHRFQLKAKVHETEEVREFNLIDGGVVANCPIMLPYGLIPGVCKGNPNFFTQGKGKVVILSLGTGSSTILEAEKKEITADIAAKWGVADWLRYTNGLSDLFSPAESDISYYDNASIIALSQLWLGANQIDFFRIQHNFTKSESSSLSSMDIATKENLESLVRLGQDLLKKPVTQVSVETGQLEPVVHNGQQNLQQETNEEALARFAKLLSSERKDRLGRNYSNVSNTESAMDASLLSSCL from the exons ATGGACATGGATAAAGTGGAGGATTTTGCAAGTCATAATGATCGATTACCACCTTCCAAACTAATAACAATTCTATGTATTGATGGTGGAGGCGTCCGAGGAATTATTCCAAGCACCATTCTAGGATTTCTTGAAGCTAAACTACAG GAATTGGATGGTCCGGATTCAAGAATTGCGGATTATTTTGATATCATCAGTGGGACAAGTACTGGTGGACTTGTCACAGCTATGCTAACTGCACCAAATGCACAAAACCGCCCACTATTTGCAGCTAAAGAAATCCCTCAGTTCTATCTCGACCACTGCTCAAGGATCTTCCCACAATCGAATCG TGGGATTTTTGACAATGCCAAAAAGTGGATTCATGACATGGTTGGAGGACCAAAATACGATGGTGAATATCTTCATGGACTTTTGAAAGAATTACTTGGAGAAACCCGATTGCATCAAACGTTGACTACGGTTGCTATTCCAACTTATGATTTGAAACGAAAACACAGCTGTATTTTCACAACTGAAAAAGCAAAAACCTCTCTAATAGAGGATCCCTTACTCTCAGACGTCTGTATTGGTACTTCTGCTGCACCAACTTACCTTCCTCCTCACCGGTTCCAATTAAAAGCCAAAGTCCATGAAACAGAAGAAGTACGAGAGTTTAACCTCATCGATGGTGGGGTAGTTGCCAACTGCCCG ATAATGCTTCCATATGGATTGATTCCCGGAGTCTGCAAGGGAAATCCAAATTTCTTCACCCAGGGAAAGGGAAAAGTTGTGATACTATCATTAGGGACGGGATCATCAACAATATTAGAGGCAGAAAAAAAGGAAATAACAGCGGACATTGCAGCTAAATGGGGAGTTGCGGACTGGTTACGCTACACAAATGGACTCAGCGATTTGTTCTCTCCAGCAGAGTCTGACATATCATATTACGACAACGCATCTATCATAGCTCTCTCTCAACTCTGGCTCGGTGCTAATCAAATTGATTTCTTCAGAATTCAACATAACTTCACCAAGAGTGAAAGTAGTTCATTATCTTCAATGGACATAGCTACAAAAGAAAATCTTGAGAGTCTTGTCAGATTAGGCCAGGATTTGTTAAAGAAACCTGTTACACAAGTGAGTGTGGAGACAGGTCAACTTGAACCAGTTGTGCATAATGGTCAACAAAATCTCCAGCAAGAAACGAATGAAGAAGCACTCGCGAGGTTTGCCAAACTATTGTCAAGTGAAAGGAAGGATCGGCTTGGAAGAAACTACAGTAACGTCTCGAATACAGAGAGTGCCATGGATGCTAGTTTATTATCGAGTTGTCTCTAG